The genome window gGCCTTCGTAGTATCAGGGTTGGTGTTCTGGAGGGTCTGCACAGTGATCTTGCCGTCGGCGCTGGCAGTTGCCGACAGATTGGGGTTGTGAGGGTTGAACCGAGTGAGGAAAGCGGAGTTTGTCGCCTCTGGAAGTTCACCATACCGCTCGCCAGTGTTGGGGTTCCACACGATGGTACGGTAATCCTTACCTGACGACAACAACAGGTCGGCATCTTGCTGACACCAAGACAGGGATAGAATACCAGACTCGTGACCTTGAAGTGTTCTCTCGGGAGCATTGGAGTTTCGCAGGTTCCATAAAAGGATAACAGGAGAGTTATGATCAGGAGTAGCTGTCAGGAGCTTCGTTGAGTTGTTGGGGTCCCAAGCAATGGAACTGACAGCCTTTCGATTGTTGTTGAGTGTTAGAGAAGCCTTTTTAGTCTTCAGGTCCCAAACAGTGACAAATCCACCGTTTCCACCGGTGGCGAGAATGTGTGAGACCTTTTGATTCCATGCAAGGCATTCGATGTCGTCTGATCGGGCAGTAGAATTGCCTAGTCGGAAGGGGTTGGCAATATCGTTGACATCGTAGATAAAGAGCTCTCCTTTGGCGCCAGCTGTGGCGAGGATTTGAGGCTTCAAGGGGTTGAATTCAAGTGCCTTGATCGGGCCACTATGTTTTGATGTTTGAGAAATTAAGGCATCAGACTCTCCAGCAATAAGTTTCTCGGCATCCCAAAGGTCTAGGGACCCGTTCTCGAGGGCACCAGCAATGATACCCCTGGGGTGATCCTCGTTGGGAGGGCCCCATGCAACATCGTAAAACCTGAAGCGTTGATCAGAACATGGGGTTTCAAAAGCGCATTCTTGAGTATCTACCTAGCGTCGGTGTCGATGCTAGCGACAGGTTGTAGTTCGAggccttgttgttgatcGTCCAGAGCGAGATCCCAGAGTTCGAGCTTGTTGCTCTCGTCAGGAGAATCGACATGAGTACCGGTGGCTAGAATTGGCTTGCCAGCACCTGGTGACCAGGCGAAGGCGGCCGTTCGTGGAATGTCTCGAAGGCGCaccatgatggtgatggtggggaGTTTAGGGACTAATGCGACAAGTGTACCAGCTCAGGATGGTGTTTCGATATAATAAGACGGATTAAAAAGACAAGAAAATGGACAATTGCGGCTGAGAAAACTCCATACAGTTCTCAACGAATCGTCGCCTCTGCCCGCAGTATTGCTTCAAAAGGAGTTCGAACGAAGCAGGGCGAGGTCGGTGGAGGTGTGTCCTGTAGTGGGAGGTATGATGCCAGATTGCAGGCTGGCAGGCTCTCCCCCCGTTAGTTGGCTCCTCCTGAGTCCTGAGCTCCCTGTGGCCACGTCCGTGCCTcctgagctgagctgtcCAGAAGGTGGGGCTTCTTGTCACGTGAAGAGAGAGCTTGCTCAGCTTCTGGCTATCTGAGGTATGATTATAGGTACGTGAGTGCCAGTGAAAAGGGGAACGAGTCGAGAGACGCCCGGACTAACCTAAATACTAGGTGTTGCCATGAGCAAGGAATTACATAGCGAAAATGCGGAAGTTTAAAGGTCAATCGGTATTGGATTTATCACCTGCTAATGCTGTGATCAGACTGACTTACAGGACCCCAAAGGATAGCATATACCTTAATTTTAGAAGCTGCGTGTCAGAAAATCATCAATCATGCCTTGAAAGGCATCCGGAAAGTTATTATGAACTATTTATATTGGTATTCTGCGTGAGTTCAGTCATCACAACCATGAAACAGCTGTTGTAAGTTAAGATCAGGAAGCTCTAATGATCACGTGATATGCACAGAACCTATGAGCTAAGTACCTACTCAACCGCACCTTGAATGAATACTTTGAGCTCAACTCAAAGGACTTTCAAGCTTACGTTGACACCATCCATTTTTCTTCCGATCACTTAACGGCGCATATATCATTCCAAAATGTCAGAGGCAGCTCGATGGAAAGCTACTGTCTATGTAGGCGGACTATCTCAAATGGCAACTCAGAGTCATGTCCTCGACGCTTTCATCCCATTCGGTGAAATAGTCGAGGTCAAGGTACCAAAACCTGATGCGCCAAACTCTACAGAGACACACAGAGGATTCGCCTATGTCGAGTTCGAAGACGCAGCTGATGCGAAGGAGGCTATTGATAACATGGATCAATCGGAGTTTTTCGGAAAGGTCCTCAAGGTATCACAAGCCAAGGCACCTAAGAGCGCAGAGGATGGGCTTGGTAGCAAAACAGCTATTTGGGAGAAGGTATGTTATAATGGAAACGATTGAAAAGCAAACTAACATGGTTCGCAGGAAGGATGGTTGGCCGAGCATGCGgcagatgacgaagaagcaGTGTCAGGTGCTGGTCCTGACCCCATGCAAGGATTGGAACAACTCGACGTTGCAGGACCAAAACCTGAGTGAGAATACAAGTTGGAGGTTTGTTATTGAGCTTTTTGCCGGCATAGCGAAGGCGTTCAAggcattggattggattcACGGTTACTGGCAAGTAAGGATGACATATCATCACCGAGAATATTCAGATTTTGTACCTGATGTGTTTCCCTACTACCGCACTCATCTGAAATGTACAGTACTGTCCTTCCAAGGACATGTGGACATGCAAACGATCTCATTTCCCCAATAGCATCCCTATCTTAATGCCAAACTTAGTGACCCTCACTCTCACCCTCGGCGTGGCCCTCAGCATGGCCAGCATCGTGGCGGCTAGCAGGACCCTGTCGGGCCAGACGGAGGTTCTTATCAACGAGGAACTTGCGAGAGATGGAGTAGCCGGCAGCGCCGAGAGCGAAGCCAACGACGACAGCTAGATATAGATATTAGACAAGACATGGTTCAGTTGAGTCGTGGTGGTTTACCGAGTGGGTACAGCTCAGGAGGGATCTGCTTGAGCTTTCGGAGACGCTGAGAGATGGTGTGGCCTTGGATTCTGTCAGTATGCAGACCAATTGAGACAGTTTTCGCATCCGCATTTGTAGGATCGGGTCGTTCGATTAAGCATCGTCGAGAACTTGCAGCGTTACGTACCAGCCTGGTCCTCTTTCTATAAAACGAAGCTGGGTCAGCAATTGATGTCATACTGAGCCGAGGGCTAAAGAGCTCGTTCCCTCAGACCATTGCATAGAATTGGAGATACTCACGGGGACGGGTCGCAACATGCGAGGCGTCTGCCTGAACATTCGAAGAGCAGCGGTAGAACGCATCTTGGAGTGAGTGGGGAGGGTCTAAGGAATCAAAGTCCAGAGGTGATGGTTCAATTGGAAATTATCGGCCTTGGAAGGAGTGTTTGGAGTTGGCCGAGCGAACGAACATCTGCTGATGTGCAATTGCTAGAGCCTAGCAGGCCCACCGGTCGAGATGGGTGCCTTACGCCATACGCCATTGGCCCGAGGGTAGCCTGAGGCACACACTGAGCTCTCCCGGAAGGAAATCGAACCACCTGATTTGATTCGAGCCGACACCCACCTCATCCAATCCATTCTACTAACGTCGACGCATTGGATACTTACTCAACCTCTCCATCCTAAACGCACCGAGCTCCATACTCGCCGTCATTGACCACAGAAGAATCTCCCCTCCTCCAAGTCAATTCCTCTTAAAAGCCATTCACAATGTCGGACGACGGTCAGGAGCTTGTCACCAAGCCTTTCAAGTTTGTCACTGGTATGTTCAATGCTTGCTTCCCTGATAATCCCGCTGTTGGTACTGCCGTTGCGGGCTCGAAAAAATGACCTGATTTGGCTCCGAGGCTAACACTTCTACGCAGCTGGTAAGCCCAAATCCCTCTACAACCACCACAACTATCACCACCGATTTCTCCTCGACGACAGACTGCGATTACGCGATCCCGGCGACGATACTCAATTGCACTAGCATCAATTACCACGATTCGATCTAACACTTCATAGGCACTGACGCCCGTTTCCCCAACCAGAACCAGACCAAGCACTGCTGGCAAAACTACGTCGATTACCACAAGTGCATTCTCGCCAAGGGTGAGGACTTTGCGCCTTGCCGCCAGGTACGAGTTGCTGAGAACCACTTCCACCGGCGACGTCCATGCTAATTGACGTCTAGTTCTGGCTGTCTTACCGATCTCTCTGCCCCTCCGGCTGGTATCAGCGCTGGGACGAGCAGCGCGGTATGTTGAACCTCAGTGGTTCCAATTGATCTCGGATAAGGACTAACGCATTGCGCAGAGGCCGGAAACTTCCCCGTCAAGCTCGACGCCTAAGCCGACCCCGTAGACTGGATGGATTAGTGGATGTTGTTAGAAGAGTCAGAGCAGACACACTGCAATTGTATCATTTGTGATATTGCTTTCAAAGCTAACCCCAAATATTGACTGTTGTGTTTTGAACACTGGCTTTCCGCATTGTGGTGACGTCTCGAGTCTTGTCGAATGAGATTATTGCTATCATTTTAGCTATATGAGGCTCATGCAAAAGCGCTGGCAATTCAAACTCCCAAATAATACTCCCATGATTCCATACTCCGTAATCCAAAAAATGGCTATGGCGATTGGCCAGTATAAGTCGCAATGACAAATCCCCAATTTGATGATCACTCTGACGAGACCCATCATttttcctcatcctcatcgtctgAACTCATAAAttcgtcgtcctcatcgaATCCAAAGAATGTCGTAGCTTTACCCTTGCCCTTATCGGCCTTGGCCCCTTCGACGGGGAGCGGCGTTGACTGGTCTGATGATGTACCCTTGTCCTCATCTGAACCGGATTGGTCGTTGCTTGGTTGTGTAGAGCTTGAATCGTGAGATGTGCCAAGCAAGTTGTCTTTGTAGTTACCAGCCTTCATGGCAGCCAGAACAGCCTCTCGGGTTCGCTCACTGCTCTCTTCCTTGTCCTCGACCCACTGACCGTCAAGACGACTCTTGCTGCCCGACTTGATTTCAGCTTCCTTCTGTTCTGACATTTGAACGATCTGTTCCCAGCGCTCACGGcgcttctctttctccttcttttccatCTCGGGCTTGATAGCTAGATACTCGGCTAAAGCCTTGGCCTCATTTACAGTACGCAGACGTCGCCCATCCAGGTTTCGGCTAGATCCGTGGTCCTCTTGGCTCTTCTTTTTGCGCGAAGACATGCGACCACCCGCGGCTCGAAGTTGAGACCCGAAACCACCCTTGCCACCACAAAGGGGAACAGCGAGTCGCAAGGAAAGGAATTCATCGTCGGCAGTGGAGAGATAGCTGGAGATGGGAGAGTCTGATGAGGCTGGAAGTTGGTTGTTGGAAAGTGTGGTGAGGATGAGTCTTGACTGAGTCGTCGGGAGTCGATCATCTATGCGTTGGCGCAGTTCTGTAActgttgtcgatgatgccagAGGAAGAACGAGGGTCGGTGGTAATCCTAGGCCAGCGAAGCTAGTGACCAGCACGTTCACGTTTCGGGGAGCCATGGTATGTTATGGGACGTATTCGGTTGGAAAGATAGTGGAAGCCGTTGTGGTGGATGATTGAGAAGGCCTGTCGCAAAGATTCGATCAACGCCGCTTTGGTTGTTTGTCATGCAAATGGCCTGCACCTTGCAGGTATAAGCGGGTCCTTCCATCAATTGGTACCGGCTGCCACACACCTACAGGCACAGCCACAGCTCAATCGTCCTCATCACGTGAGATCAGCCACAGAGCAACATCGTCTCCACCCCACTTCGCTACAGCCAAATTCTAGTAGGGTTTCCGCCCACAAAAGTTATCATTTTGAGAAGTCGTCTTCGTCCCTCCTAAACTGCCACCTTCCAACATCGACCCTTCCGACGAGCAGCAAATACCGCCACGATGTTGATTCCCAAGGCCGACCGCAAGAAGATCCACGAGGTAATAACCATTACATTCACCGAGCTGCTCTGCACAACGACGACGGCGGAGAATTGCGAGCTACGGAATAGAGCACAAAATCATAGCGCACATAACTAACAGTTTCCCGGCAGTACCTCTTCCGCGAGGGTGTTCTCGTCGCCCAGAAGGACTTCAACCTTCCCAAGCACCCCGATATCGACACCAAGAACCTGTTCGTTATCAAGGCTCTGCAGTCGCTCAACTCTCGCGGCTATGTCAAGACCCAGTTCTCTTGGCAATACTACTATTACACCCTGACCCCCGAGGGTCTCGACTACCTCCGCGAATGGCTTCACCTCCCCGCTGAGATCGTTCCCGCTACCCACATTAAGCAACAACGATCGCACGCCCCTCCCCGTGGCATGCTCGGCGAGGGTGAGCGCGAGCGACGACCTTTCGGCCGTGGCCGTGGTGGTGACCGAGGTGACCGTGAGGGTGGATACCGACGAAGGGATGCTGGCGAGGGCAAGGAGGGTGGTGCTCCCGGCGAGTTCGCTCCTCAGTTGTGAGTTGGCCcttggagaagttgatggATACGGGACGAATTGCTAACAATTGATACAGCCGTGGTGGATTTGGCCGTGGACGTGGCGCTGCCCCCCCTTCTTAAACGAACCCATTTCCTTTAGGTGGTCACGAATGAGATGCATTTCGAAGGGTATCGGCTTGTACTCATAAAAAATGGAGGGCAATTTCTACCATGGGTTTCGCTCGTGTGACTGGGTTGCGTTGCGTGGGGGACACCGTGGGAGTTTGAGGGTTTTAGAACCTCGGAATCATTTTCATCAGGGTCAATGTTTGCCGCCGTCGAAACGAGATAATTGCTCGGGAGATTCGTGAAGACGTCAATCTTTTCAGTGATGTGAGACGAGACCTCTATGTTTATGCCAAACGCCCACCGAGGCACGTCTGAATGAACGATCCGTGCCGCTCATCCAAACTCCTGCTATGACGTATAATGATTGTGATCTTTTGGCTATTCGAAACTTTGATTCATCTCTGATGGCTCGGGAGGATTCCCTCGGATGTGCCGTATTCAATGCTTGACCGAGGATCTCACATCTTGGGCCAGGGATTGTTCGGATGATAACTTGAACAGATTCTCTGGATATGAGATAAATCAATGCAtgttaaattaattaatgaTAACCAAGCCAACTAACTCACTCTTAACATGTGACAGGATTATCAATGAGACAAGGTAATGCCGTTTTAGGTCTCTGATCATAAAGATTTATCAATTGCCTGCCTGGCTGGGTATTAGGTAGCTTGGATGGTCTACATATCTAATAGGAGGTAAttattcttcttgtccaGTACCTCTAGTTGTCATTGCCCTTGCTCGACCCATCTGCTGTGTCTGGGCCAGGGCCAAGACGGTCAGGGTAAGCTGCTCGATACAATACGCGAGATTCGCTCTGTGGTAGGTTCATTGCTGGATGACATGCTTTTGAATCACTCAGAAGCGCTAATCGTCGGTGATGTCTATTACAGCTCTCATGTACGACACGCCGGCGGAAAGAGGGAAGAAATGAGTGATGATTTACTATGACTTGAGTACTTGAATATAACAAATATCGTGTTGCTCGTCATTCACTTGCTTTTCAGACATAATATGCATCCCAGGAGTTATAGAATACCGATATGGGCTGTTGCAGTAGTATTAAGGCTGTTAACTCAAGTCCGCCTAAACCATGTCACCACGTTTATcctttttaaatatcttaaccTTGGTATACATATTGCTAACTTTCGAGTACTCTCTTTAGCAAGACTTTTTAAGAATTCTAGACGTACCCAGTATCTTGTCTACCTAAGTAGGGAGGGATTCTGCCTCCCTAGGGGTTCTAACCTAGAcccagggagcaagaaaacatcagacccTAGTATAGGATGTCAAAATAAATTCAGTAAAAGGTATACTTAGCTtatcttaaacttataacACACTACcttagtctttttatcagtTAGGATTAAAGTCCTGGGTTTTccttcctcccctagcctaGATAGATGTGTTGTGGTCAGCAACAGACACAACATGAGCATACCTAATCATCACTCTAAGCTGACAGGAAACATGGTATATGCCTCGCAATTAGACgagaaataaaataagaactTAATGATACCGTTTGACTGGTCTTATGTCAGCGATGAACTGGTGTTTATATCTCTGCGCCTTGCTCCTCAGCATTTAGCATGAGTTTATGGATGGGGATGGGGATGGGCACACAGTCAGATATTTGCATGCAGGTAATCATATTTTGAAAGGAATCCATGATGATTTTGGTATTCTATCTCAATTACATATAAGATGGCCTTGAGTTGTACGTGTTCGAATATTTATCGAGCAGTGCTTATACCTGCCGTACGCTTGTAGCTGACGCATAGACGTGCAATGGACCCCTAAGCTCAACCCCGTCATATCAGTTCTTTGCTATCTATTGCCCTTTATATTCGTTTGTAGTTCCTGGACTTTACCTTATATCTGAAAGTTATCAGGCAAATCGCCCGCCATGATTATCTCCagctctcctctcttcaAACAGTATGCCCAAACGGCCCTTGATTCTGAAAACCGTAACAGAAGGGCACCTTATTCGCCATTAGGCATTGCGGATGCTATTGTACAGCACCTACTGGACCTTGCAAGGCTTCAAGTCACTCGATTCAAGATAAGCAATGCTACTGAAGAGTAAGCATAATGCCCGCCATTTATGCCATGGCTTGCTAATGCTTCAGCTCCTTCAAACTTGCTATCGAGGGTCGCATGTTTGGGACAGGAACAATCTCTAGCACTATCATATCAACGGAGGCATCCTTGACATTCAATGGGGCCGTATTTGGACGGATCAAGTTACCCCAGACCCAGACGAGTTTCTGGGGCACAGACTTTGTTGCTCAGGAACAGCGTATCGAGATCATCGACCACAGCAACTACTGTGCCTTTGTTAGGAGCATCATAGTTGACGGTGAAACCAACCTTCAGCTCCAAAACAGCAACTGCACAGTCAGAGCACTTGGCATTTCGTCTGTGTGCAACCTCAGTCTCGATATGCCACTCAAGGCTATTGGAGGGCCTAGAATGGCAGTCAAGAAGCTTTCGCGGCTAGGTAATGACGTGACAATCGTATTCAGCTTGAGTTGCTCAGGCCCTGTCGAACTTGACCATGGATTTTGTATTTTCGAGCTTCGAAACGGCCATAGTGAAACATTGGCAGAGCTAAAAGGTGAACTGAACATCGCCGCAGGCCAAACTGAACTCACTCTGCATGGGACAACACGAGACGGGGCGGTGGCTTCAAACAGAGTCAGGCTTGTTGGAGTCGGCGTGGAAGCGAAAGAGAACTCATGGCTCAATGAGACCATAAGAGAGATTGACGTCCCCATTGACCTGGAACCGAAATGCGTGGGGATATTGTGGTGCTGATACACGCTCCAGGAACTGTACCTTGATATTGGATTTCTTGAATATAGATATGACCTAGTTCCACACATTTTGTGTTGGGTTCTATTGGAATAGAGTCAGATGTACAACAAAGGTCGTCAGATTTCCAGTTTCAGGGTCGGCGATGGATCGTCGAGATGACTGAGCTTTGTCAACAATTTGTTACCTTGCAGGCTATGATGACATTTTCTTTGTAATTCTCGTACAAGATAAGAGTCCCTTGTTAAGTGTGAGCCCACAATGCCCATTGTGTCTTGCATGTAAATGCTCCACTGCCATTTACTTTAGCAGCCTtattgatgatgcttccaTAATAAGAGCCGGCTTCGGCCGCCAGCGTCTACCGACAGAGACATGGATGGATTCGTTTGCGGGGACCCAACTGAATACAGTGGAATGATGGAACTGAACGGTGCGTTTCGATGTATCTCTGTTGTCTCCCTAGGTAGACACTGCTATATTTCAGAAGTTAAGAAtcatattaaaaatagttgtCGCAGTTGCATTTGTAGCGCAGTCTCAAACTTGGCTTGTTGcagtattaaaaaagatacgAAATACCCAGATAGAGCAACTCACTCAGCATCCAATTTATCAAACCCAGATGCGGCCATTAGCTTCACGATCATTGGACCGGGTTAAAGAAGCCTACCACTCACATTAATACGAGGTCTTAAAAAAGATACAGTATCCGTACATACACTCACCTGTCAAACCTGTCCTGTACCTAAAAGGGCAGGCTACTCACGTTTCCCATTGCGGTGAAAGAGGATGAGACCTGATAGACACCTGAATCTCATATCGTCCTCTCCATTCCTCACAGTCTCACTGGCCGCCAGGAACTCCACGTTTTGCTTGGAAGCCCTGGTAATGCCCGTATCCGTCAAGCCTCTCGTCAAACCCCTGCTTCTCGGCGTTTACAGGCGATATTCAGTTGGAGTTCAACGCCCAAAATTTCCGGGTGTCGCGGAGACGTCTGAGAGACAAGGGGAAATGTACGGGTCTGTGATGAATCCGTCAGAGCAAAATGGGCCAAGATAATCAGGAACTCAAAAGTCGGCGGCCGCGCGTTGCATTCGATTTATTATTACGGACCTAGCTATTGGGTTTCATTGACTACCTAAACAAGGTACTAATCTATTGGATCCAATACTAATATTGGATCTttactcatcatcaacactgcCTGCCTACCATCCAATAGTTATACGGGCTTGTTTCACCAACCACAGCCACGGCTTGAGCTGCACCCATCCAACACTCATCGTTCATTGCTTTGTTCCCGCTGACTTGTTGTCCAAATTtcactcttcttccttttcttcttcctcccacCATTGGAAACTAGGTGCTAAAAGCCAAAGCATGGGTCTGTTTGGCTGACTTCGCCGAGCTGAACTGGGCTTGTCTGCTGCTGGCGTCAACTCCCGTTCGGATCATGCTGACTTTGGATCATGTCCATCATGCTTGACTAACAAAAGACGTTTAAAACTCTGATTCAATATCTTTCCTTCCTCCGAACAATTGTCCAAAAGTTGCAGAATCATTATCTCCCTTACCTATCTCGACAAGTGTCTCGTGACTTGCACGAGATCGCCTCCCTGAATCCTTACCTAGTAACTTCCCTAGAAATGGCTCCCTGGCCGAATCGTCGTGGGTCGCAACCCAACAACTCTGACGGTGACCTCATCAGTCGAATTCACAATACGGCCTTACACACGCCTACCACATTGCCTGCGCTTTACTCGACGAATCTGCCAAACACATCGAACGGGAATCGCCTCGAGTTATCCTTCTCCAATGCAAATGCCGATTCCAGCTCCGACGAGTCTGATTTGCATCCCTCGCGGCCTCAATCTTCCAAACCTCGTCGGCCAAAGCACACGCGCTCTATGAGccagccttttccttctcttttcagcagcaagaaaagGAGGCAGAACTCAGTCGGCGCACCACCGCCTGACCTGGGGTTTGCAGAGGATGACTCGGCAATGCCTCGACAAGCACCAAAGACCCACGCTCGAATCCCTTCTCATACTCGAAGCGGCCCTGTAGGAAGTAAGGATTTTACGACTGGCAACTGCATGACATGTGGCTCGTTAGTACGGTGGCCGCGGGAGCTCAAGGTGTTCAAATGCACGATCTGTACCACAGTCAACGATTTGGAGCCTCGGAGTGCAGATCATGATGGTTCCAAGTCACGTAGAGATACAAGCCAGGATCCTTCCCGGTCTGTCCCAACTCGAGGTAGAATCAAAGGCAAGAGAAAGAGGATAATCACTAATATAGGTGCAGGTCCGCATATCTCGGTCGAACAGACAAACCGACTGGTTCAGCAATCGATACAATCCTTCCTTTCTAAGAAGTTACATCCAATTCCTGAACCTCCTACCGAGGCGCCGCCACAACCGCCGTCGCAGAGCAAATTGTCATTCAGCAGCCGAATGCAGGCTGCTGGCCAAAGCCTTGCGCCGGTCGATTCTAGACAGGAAAAAGCGCCTTCATCCAAATCGCCTGCTATACAGGTTTCCCATTATGTGTTCGATGAGGAACCGACGCTACGGTCGAGTCCCGCCCGACCGAACCCTACGCCAATGcgatccttctcttcctcttacACCGAAAGACCTCCAGTACGTAACATATTGCAAGAGCGCGGACCAAAAGAGCAACGTAAATCGCCGGATCAATCTGAGGGCGACCCGAAAAGAATATTCAAGGCTCTGGAAGACTACATCGTCGCCTGCTTTGGCTCATTCGAATGTATTAACTCATCATTCCTGACACATAACCACCGCCTGCCCATTAGATGTAGAAGCGAATCGACTCGTCGCAAGCCAATGCTACCTAGTGAACCTCGTGAACAGAGAGGGCATCGTCGCGAGCCTTCAGGAACTTATGCTACACGTGAGCCGCGAGAGGAGCGGTTTACACCGCAATTCGATGATGGATCATGCGACCTCGATCCAAAGTTACTACTTTTAGGTGACTTTGCTGAGAACGGGACATGGTGGATGGGCGACCAAGAAGACGCTCGGCCTCGACGGCCGTCAACAAACCGTGTAGAGCGAAGTTTCTCAAGCGCGCCAGTCAACACGAAGACACCACAGATGAGCTGGGGCGATCTCATCAAATGGTACAACTCTATTGTGAATCCTGCCGAGGGATGGTTTGCGATTTACGAGGAGATGTGTCAAGGAAAAAGCTTCTTAACCCCTTCTCAGCGAGAATTACAATCAATGGAGCGGGAACTACTGCAGGGCCAAGAACATGCTCGACGAGTTCTCCTTAAAGCAACTGAAATGCTTTTAAAAAGACCTGGAAGGCCATTGAAGGATCCAGCAGACTTGAGGTTTCTCCTAATCATCCTAGAAAACCCATTACTACACGAACGTGAAACGTTGTTTCGGGGAATTCTACAATTCGACAAAAATTTGCCCTCTGCTCCGAGGCTGATACAGCAGAGAAAAGCTGGCACC of Fusarium musae strain F31 chromosome 5, whole genome shotgun sequence contains these proteins:
- the COX13 gene encoding Cytochrome c oxidase subunit 6A, mitochondrial (EggNog:ENOG41~BUSCO:EOG09265JVH) — encoded protein: MSDDGQELVTKPFKFVTGTDARFPNQNQTKHCWQNYVDYHKCILAKGEDFAPCRQFWLSYRSLCPSGWYQRWDEQREAGNFPVKLDA
- a CDS encoding hypothetical protein (EggNog:ENOG41) yields the protein MAPRNVNVLVTSFAGLGLPPTLVLPLASSTTVTELRQRIDDRLPTTQSRLILTTLSNNQLPASSDSPISSYLSTADDEFLSLRLAVPLCGGKGGFGSQLRAAGGRMSSRKKKSQEDHGSSRNLDGRRLRTVNEAKALAEYLAIKPEMEKKEKEKRRERWEQIVQMSEQKEAEIKSGSKSRLDGQWVEDKEESSERTREAVLAAMKAGNYKDNLLGTSHDSSSTQPSNDQSGSDEDKGTSSDQSTPLPVEGAKADKGKGKATTFFGFDEDDEFMSSDDEDEEK
- a CDS encoding hypothetical protein (EggNog:ENOG41), with translation MAPWPNRRGSQPNNSDGDLISRIHNTALHTPTTLPALYSTNLPNTSNGNRLELSFSNANADSSSDESDLHPSRPQSSKPRRPKHTRSMSQPFPSLFSSKKRRQNSVGAPPPDLGFAEDDSAMPRQAPKTHARIPSHTRSGPVGSKDFTTGNCMTCGSLVRWPRELKVFKCTICTTVNDLEPRSADHDGSKSRRDTSQDPSRSVPTRGRIKGKRKRIITNIGAGPHISVEQTNRLVQQSIQSFLSKKLHPIPEPPTEAPPQPPSQSKLSFSSRMQAAGQSLAPVDSRQEKAPSSKSPAIQVSHYVFDEEPTLRSSPARPNPTPMRSFSSSYTERPPVRNILQERGPKEQRKSPDQSEGDPKRIFKALEDYIVACFGSFECINSSFLTHNHRLPIRCRSESTRRKPMLPSEPREQRGHRREPSGTYATREPREERFTPQFDDGSCDLDPKLLLLGDFAENGTWWMGDQEDARPRRPSTNRVERSFSSAPVNTKTPQMSWGDLIKWYNSIVNPAEGWFAIYEEMCQGKSFLTPSQRELQSMERELLQGQEHARRVLLKATEMLLKRPGRPLKDPADLRFLLIILENPLLHERETLFRGILQFDKNLPSAPRLIQQRKAGTPESGPLSGQHSGIIKRIVGLVSNSSAECHNQLITWFSRHHPSRFIRTKELASGFLTYRMIRQSGKKQEVKVDITAGLIPQMQEGRSGAYLYDEINRANSSKKAKEPEKKIMYAEDWQIRASSRVLALLFAANNLPHSRRTEESSPGSAEGRSNVHSHGQILPTSDFYNSMIDYTDLVADFENWEARRSKFTFCQYPFLLSIWAKNHILEHDARRQMQSKARDAFFDSIMSRKAINQFLELNVRRDCLVDDSLKAVSEVIGSGSEDIKKGLRITFSGEEGVDAGGLRKEWFLLLAREVFNPDHGLFLYDEDSQFCYFNPNAFETSDQFFLVGVVMGLAIYNSTILDVALPPFAFRKLIASAPTHGTGASAHPKPPMRYTLEDLAEYRPRLARGLRQLLEYEGNVEETFCLDFVIDMDKYGTQVQVPLCPGGERIPVTNSNRREYVDLYVRHIIDVSVTRQFEPFKRGFYTVCGGNALSLFRPEEIELLVRGSDEELDINSLRGVAEYDNWGTKKPDGSEPVIDWFWETFQAASSQDQRKLLLFITGSDRIPAMGAAVLPIKISCLGEDEGRFPIARTCFNMLSLSRYNSKERLEKLLWTAVHESEGFGIK